The following coding sequences lie in one Miscanthus floridulus cultivar M001 chromosome 9, ASM1932011v1, whole genome shotgun sequence genomic window:
- the LOC136479160 gene encoding uncharacterized protein: MAVPNYTYLKLKMPGPSGVIMIESTYEHAYDCDVECIEYAEALVEAETLIAHLDQLSGEVPNSKRRAGAFEPAETMKLIPVDPACPDDRALRIGATLDIK, from the coding sequence atggcagtgcccaactatacctacctcaagctcaagatgccaggccctagtggTGTTATCATGATCGAGTCcacatacgaacatgcatacgactgcgacgttgaatgcatcgagtacgccgaggctcttgtggaggccgagaccctcatcgcccacctcgaccaactcagtggcgaggtgcctaactccaagcgtcgcgcgggggcgttcgagcctgcGGAAACCAtgaaactcatcccggtcgaccccgcctgccccgacgaccgggcgctgaggattggcgccaccctcgacatcaaatag